The following coding sequences are from one Nicotiana tabacum cultivar K326 chromosome 1, ASM71507v2, whole genome shotgun sequence window:
- the LOC107809010 gene encoding putative glycosyltransferase At5g25310, giving the protein MRKFLRPIIVVLLFRVNWRKLFVIGTILTVFRVIFQISTLPNPLTEWVVSPPLDVSSYQHLNHGKNSRELSVTSDNQLKMSRHLPTVVSLQSTATTNRSMRVLERRERLLRRRRHRKHARSVQKIIYPPPPVVPDHLQRFIASLTPNEALAYAKSEIEKAPLLTNDTDLYAPLFRNISIFKRSYELMELLLKVYIYKEGERPIFHEPHLMGIYSSEGWFMKLMEENRYFVTRDPEKAHLFYLPYSARQLQLALYVPNSHNLKPLSVFLRDYVNMLAAKYPFWNRTHGTDHFLVACHDWGPYILKEHEELIRNTIKALCNADISEGIFKAGKDVSLPETAIRNVEKPLRNLGGKRVSQRPILAFFAGNMHGPVRPKLLQYWSDRDEDMRIYGPLPNRVSRIMSYPEHMKSSKYCLCPMGFEVNSPRIVEAIYYECVPVIIADNLALPFDEVLDWSAFSVVVAEKDIPKLKEILSSISLRRYLVMQNNVKKLQKHFHWNLIPTRYDLFHMILHSIWTSRLNQLQISQIS; this is encoded by the exons ATGAGGAAATTCTTGCGGCCAATAATTGTTGTTCTGTTGTTCAGAGTTAACTGGAGGAAACTGTTTGTTATAGGCACTATTTTAACAGTGTTTAGGGTCATTTTTCAAATTTCCACACTCCCTAATCCTTTGACTGAATGGGTTGTATCTCCACCCTTGGATGTTTCATCTTACCAACACTTAAATCATGGAAAAAATTCGAGGGAACTTTCAGTGACATCAGATAACCAGTTGAAAATGAGTAGGCATTTGCCCACAGTTGTTTCACTCCAATCTACAGCCACAACAAACCGATCAATGCGAGTTCTGGAAAGACGAGAAAGACTTCTTAGGCGTAGGAGACATAGGAAGCATGCACGCTCAGTACAGAAGATTATTTATCCACCTCCACCTGTTGTGCCCGATCACTTGCAG AGATTTATAGCTTCTTTGACACCAAATGAGGCACTTGCATATGCTAAAAGTGAGATTGAGAAAGCCCCTCTGCTCACCAATGATACAGACTTGTATGCTCCGCTGTTTAGGAATATTTCCATCTTTAAGAG GAGTTACGAGTTGATGGAACTTTTACTCAAAGTTTACATTTACAAAGAAGGAGAGAGACCTATTTTCCACGAACCACATCTTATGGGAATTTATTCTTCTGAAGGATGGTTCATGAAATTGATGGAGGAAAACCGTTACTTTGTCACTAGGGACCCAGAAAAGGCTCACCTATTCTATCTGCCATATAGCGCACGTCAGTTGCAGCTGGCACTTTACGTACCTAACTCACATAATCTTAAGCCGTTGTCAGTATTCCTGCGCGACTATGTCAATATGCTAGCTGCAAAGTACCCGTTCTGGAATCGCACACATGGAACAGATCATTTTCTAGTTGCTTGCCATGATTGG GGGCCTTACATTTTAAAAGAACATGAGGAGCTAATTAGAAACACTATAAAAGCTCTCTGCAATGCAGATATATCTGAAGGAATATTTAAAGCTGGGAAAGATGTTTCCCTTCCGGAGACTGCCATAAGGAATGTGGAGAAGCCGCTTAGAAATCTTGGTGGAAAAAGAGTGTCACAACGCCCAATTCTGGCCTTTTTTGCTGGAAATATGCACGGTCCAGTCCGTCCCAAACTTCTCCAGTACTGGAGTGACAGAGATGAAGACATGAGGATTTACGGGCCTCTACCCAATAGAGTCTCAAGAATTATGTCTTATCCTGAACACATGAAATCAAGCAAGTATTGTCTTTGTCCAATGGGTTTCGAAGTGAACAGCCCAAGGATCGTCGAGGCAATATACTACGAGTGTGTTCCAGTGATCATTGCTGATAATCTTGCCCTCCCATTTGACGAAGTGCTCGATTGGAGTGCTTTTTCTGTGGTTGTTGCTGAGAAAGATATTCCTAAGCTGAAGGAGATTTTGTCAAGTATATCTCTCAGACGGTATTTGGTCATGCAAAATAATGTCAAAAAGCTGCAGAAGCATTTCCATTGGAACCTAATACCTACTAGATATGATCTGTTCCACATGATTTTGCATTCCATTTGGACTAGCAGGCTCAACCAGCTTCAAATATCACAGATATCATAA